The Actinomycetota bacterium region TCGACACGCAAGCGGCCGAGTCGATCTTCGCCAGGTTTCGCGCGTGACCCACGCTCGAAAAGGTCACGCCCTTGCCGCACCCGCTCGTGACATATCGCGTCTTGTACACCATGTCATCAGGGACTTCCTCGGCGGTGGACAGGTAGACAAGCCCACGCTTGGCGTCGACATCGATGCCCGCAAGCGCATCCCGGTCCTGAATGAGTCCTTCGGCGAGGAGAAACCCTGCCGCCATCTCTTCAAGGTCTTTCGGAGTGGCCTGCACCGTGGCTACCTCGACGTCGTTCATGTAGATCGTGACGGGGCGCTCCGAAGGCATGCCGCGGGCACGGCGCGTACCCACCTCCACAACACGCACGCAGGCACGTTCAGGCGCATCTCCAACCGACGGCCCGAATGACGCACCGGAGCGTGCCTCGGCGAGATCGTAGGCGGTGTTTATGTTTTGCAAGCTCGACAGTTGCGGATCGATTCCGCGCAACTCCTCGACATCCACCTCGGCGACACGAAGACCGGGGAGTATCGCCACAAGCCGACGGCGGCCGCTGGCTAGCGCGGCACGAGCGGCGGG contains the following coding sequences:
- the fdhD gene encoding formate dehydrogenase accessory sulfurtransferase FdhD; amino-acid sequence: PAARAALASGRRRLVAILPGLRVAEVDVEELRGIDPQLSSLQNINTAYDLAEARSGASFGPSVGDAPERACVRVVEVGTRRARGMPSERPVTIYMNDVEVATVQATPKDLEEMAAGFLLAEGLIQDRDALAGIDVDAKRGLVYLSTAEEVPDDMVYKTRYVTSGCGKGVTFSSVGHARNLAKIDSAACVSSEELYELMGRMAHEAAAYRDTGGMHACALGVGGRVRYVREDVGRHNALDKLLGRAWLDRVEVADAVLLTTGRISYEMAVKAAKSRVPIVVSRTAVTDLAAEIAIELGITLVGYARGGKLVVYTHPHRISAEKNAQTESERGRALGEGEGVKP